From Xenopus laevis strain J_2021 chromosome 7L, Xenopus_laevis_v10.1, whole genome shotgun sequence, one genomic window encodes:
- the dnttip2.L gene encoding deoxynucleotidyltransferase terminal-interacting protein 2, which translates to MVATRRGTRVGPEEIKETGADMGGQAENAADVDASTTPADTQSQAIKGPPSEEQSGIINEDSDVSKAPKSTSQTVTRSRRRSGQSDGEVSEADSTSSSHSLRMTRSRQSLTRPTDSSRTLRLRRSVVVTDPILELKEDAELSEAESNCSSVSARDTRRRSTRAKTSGSQMSVLASGTVSEVIEISDSESNCSSASGVISRRTRSAKIQAKLVKCPPPPPSKIEEVSDAESCSSGISENPVARRVRQRTRSTTQQGDKGLSPETATKNSLKPETPKKPIPERIASEGEQNLFSPRRSLRTRHISEQEHVNTSKDMNRSASSTKREVLSTPIKDSQEPLDLPKINQHSANLSNEVIDLEQMPAETSITNMDSKNRSYESIDLEQDPEEPSQISKEAEDRSVEIIDLEEEESAEPSKETANISKEPIDLEQEALDSSNNSKELSSPVVSDPVDIHSQILEGTSHKLDGKSSSKGFGSNDNLSSHPNISLYLDSDESEGSQHSDDAEESTDDEEMEEEAENAIGSRKSKEQPSADALGDGLFVIDTVPGLDPIKTYYVDHKKDTAKSINEESEEEEESDEDFIDEDEEEEEDDENDLLNRPNPALKLSSSIKTGLNIKDLGGLCISFDGEKPNPGPSLLKKMKKDHSKLDEIMKKSVITPDIEKKESIKPYKESINKLKQQRKEEREKTTGLGWFDMKAPEMTEELKNDLKALKMRAAMNPKRFYKKNDRDGFPKYFQVGTVVDSPLDFYHSRIPKKERKRTLVDELLADSEFRRYNKKKYREIMAEKAAMAEGKKKRKKKTFRK; encoded by the exons ATGGTGGCTACCAGGAGAGGCACGCGCGTTGGGCCGGAGGAAATCAAGGAAACGGGAGCAGATATGGGGGGACAAGCAGAG AATGCTGCTGATGTAGACGCTTCGACAACTCCAGCCGACACACAAAGCCAAGCGATAAAGGGACCTCCGTCGGAAGAGCAATCTGGAATAATAAATGAAGACTCTGATGTCTCCAAGGCACCCAAGTCCACCTCCCAGACAGTCACAAGAAGCAGACGCCGAAGCGGCCAATCAGACGGAGAGGTTTCAGAAGCCGATTCGACTTCCTCTAGCCATTCCTTAAGAATGACCCGAAGCAGGCAATCCCTTACCCGCCCAACTGACTCTTCCAGGACACTGAGACTTCGCAGATCCGTTGTGGTGACCGATCCAATTCTGGAACTGAAAGAAGATGCAGAATTATCTGAAGCCGAATCCAACTGTTCTTCCGTTTCCGCTAGAGACACAAGGAGACGAAGTACAAGAGCAAAGACTTCAGGAAGTCAGATGTCGGTTTTAGCATCCGGAACAGTCTCCGAGGTCATTGAAATATCTGATTCGGAATCCAATTGTTCCTCTGCTTCGGGGGTAATAAGCAGGCGCACTAGATCGGCAAAGATCCAGGCAAAGCTGGTAAAATGCCCACCGCCGCCACCTTCCAAAATCGAGGAGGTATCAGACGCAGAGTCGTGCTCTTCTGGCATTTCAGAAAATCCAGTAGCCAGACGTGTAAGACAGAGAACGAGATCCACAACTCAACAGGGAGACAAAGGCTTGAGCCCTGAAACTGCCACCAAGAATAGTCTGAAACCAGAAACTCCAAAAAAACCGATTCCGGAAAGAATTGCTTCCGAAGGTGAACAAAACCTGTTTTCCCCTCGTAGGAGTTTAAGAACTAGACACATCAGCGAACAAGAACACGTAAATACTTCTAAGGATATGAACAGAAGTGCCTCCTCAACCAAACGTGAAGTCCTCTCAACGCCCATTAAGGATAGTCAAGAACCTTTGGACTTGCCCAAAATAAACCAGCACTCTGCCAACTTATCAAATGAGGTGATAGATCTTGAGCAGATGCCAGCAGAGACCAGCATCACCAACATGGATTCTAAGAACCGATCATATGAATCGATAGATCTTGAACAGGATCCAGAAGAACCAAGTCAAATCAGCAAGGAGGCAGAAGACCGGTCAGTAGAGATTATAGATCTAGAGGAGGAGGAGTCAGCAGAGCCCAGTAAGGAGACAGCCAATATAAGTAAAGAACCGATAGATCTAGAACAGGAGGCTCTAGACTCAAGTAACAACAGCAAGGAATTAAGCAGCCCTGTAGTGTCTGATCCGGTTGATATACACAGTCAGATTCTGGAAGGGACAAGCCATAAGCTTGACGGGAAGAGTTCAAGTAAGGGGTTTGGGAGCAATGACAATCTTTCAAGTCATCCCAATATAAGTTTATATCTGGATAGCGATGAGAGTGAAGGTTCTCAACACAGTGATGATGCAGAGGAGTCTACCGATGACGAAGAAATGGAAGAGGAGGCAGAGAACGCGATAGGTTCCAGGAAAAGCAAAGAACAACCATCAGCGGACGCCCTCGGCGATGGACTTTTTGTTATTGACACTGTTCCTGGATTAGACCCCATTAAAACCTACTATGTGGATCACAAGAAAGATACTGCGAAGAGCATAAATGAGGAgagtgaagaagaggaggagtcaGACGAGGACTTTATCGATGAAgatgaggaagaggaagaagatgatgAAAACGATCTGTTAAATAGACCCAATCCTGCTCT GAAACTCTCAAGCAGCATTAAAACGGGACTGAACATCAAGGACCTGGGGGGTTTATGCATCAGCTTCGATGGGGAGAAGCCCAACCCAGGGCCGAGCCTGCTAAAGAAAATGAAGAAGGACCACTCTAAGCTAGACGAG ATCATGAAAAAGAGCGTCATTACCCCTGACATAGAAAAGAAGGAAAGCATCAAGCCATACAAAGAGTCTATCAATAAGCTGAAGCAACAGCGCAAG GAGGAGAGGGAGAAGACGACAGGACTCGGCTGGTTTGACATGAAAGCCCCGGAAATGACGGAGGAACTGAAAAATGATCTGAAGGCTTTAAAAATGAGAGCCGCCATGAATCCCAAGCGGTTTTACAAGAAGAACGACAGAGATGGTTTCCCCAAATACTTCCAG GTTGGCACTGTAGTGGACAGCCCATTAGACTTCTACCATTCCAGGATCCCTAAGAAGGAGAGGAAGAGAACACTAGTGGATGAGCTTCTGGCAGACTCGGAGTTTAGGAG ATACAATAAGAAGAAATACAGAGAGATCATGGCAGAAAAAGCCGCTATGGCTGAAGGCAAGAAGAAGCGGAAGAAGAAGACGTTCCGGAAATAA